A portion of the Sulfuricurvum kujiense DSM 16994 genome contains these proteins:
- the dapA gene encoding 4-hydroxy-tetrahydrodipicolinate synthase, which translates to MNLVTGSTTALITPFKNGKLDEQKYADLIQRQIKNGINAVCPVGTTGESATLTYDEDRICMEIAVAVCKGTSTKVLAGAGSNSTAEAIEAARTAQSCGVDAIFSVAPYYNKPSQEGLYQHYKAIAESVPELPFMLYNVPGRTVVDISADTVIRLFDDVKNIYGIKEATGSIERTIELLSRRPELKVFSGDDAIDYAILANGGAGITSVTSNLLPDLKAQLVAKALDGDFSAAKALNDELFPINKALFLESNPVMIKAAMYIAGLIDTLEYRLPLVAPSAENLKRLENVMKNYTIQGA; encoded by the coding sequence ATGAATCTCGTAACCGGTTCAACGACTGCTCTTATAACCCCCTTTAAAAACGGAAAATTAGATGAGCAAAAATACGCTGATCTCATTCAACGACAGATCAAAAACGGTATCAATGCGGTTTGTCCGGTCGGCACGACCGGGGAAAGCGCTACATTAACCTACGATGAAGACCGCATCTGTATGGAAATCGCGGTAGCGGTGTGCAAAGGGACCTCCACCAAAGTCCTCGCCGGAGCGGGAAGCAACTCGACCGCCGAAGCGATCGAAGCGGCACGCACCGCACAATCATGCGGCGTCGATGCGATCTTCTCCGTAGCTCCGTATTACAACAAACCATCCCAAGAGGGGCTTTATCAGCACTACAAAGCGATTGCCGAATCGGTTCCAGAGCTTCCATTTATGCTCTATAACGTTCCGGGACGTACCGTAGTCGACATCAGCGCCGACACCGTTATCCGTCTTTTCGACGACGTCAAAAATATTTACGGGATCAAAGAGGCGACGGGGAGCATCGAACGTACCATCGAACTTCTCTCCCGCCGTCCAGAGCTTAAAGTCTTCAGCGGAGATGATGCGATCGACTACGCGATTCTTGCCAACGGTGGAGCCGGTATCACTTCGGTGACGTCAAACCTTTTGCCGGATCTGAAAGCTCAGTTGGTTGCCAAAGCGCTAGACGGTGATTTTTCGGCCGCAAAAGCACTCAATGACGAGCTATTCCCGATCAACAAAGCACTGTTTTTGGAATCCAACCCGGTCATGATCAAGGCGGCAATGTACATCGCCGGATTGATCGATACATTGGAGTACCGTCTCCCTCTTGTCGCGCCGAGTGCCGAAAACCTGAAACGGCTTGAAAATGTCATGAAAAACTACACCATACAAGGAGCTTAA
- a CDS encoding M16 family metallopeptidase → MKILAALILSLGTLMASSLPHYETKTLSNGLQVVAIPMENGSQVISSDIFYKVGSRNEVMGKSGIAHMLEHMNFKSTKNLKAGEFDEEVKSIGGMNNASTGFDFTHYYIKSSSENLAKSLSLFAELMQNLNLKDDEFQPERNVVAEERRWRTDNNPMGYLYFRLFNSAYVYHPYHWTPIGFMNDIQTWTLNDIRTFHETYYQPSNAILIVTGDIKPQSVFDEAEKNFGSIKNTLDIPTVKTTEPEQDGARRVIVNKESEVEMLAISFPIPNFQHADQPKLSALSEMLSSGKSSRLSRLLVDEKRLVNQIYAYNMENIDPGIFLFLAVCNNGVKAEEVEKEIWNVIHNLQNTPVEKAELDKVKINTKADFIYSLESSTSVAELFGSYLARGDIAPLMNYEKAIEALKPDEIQKIAAQYLISEKSTTLILRKGKK, encoded by the coding sequence ATGAAAATCCTCGCCGCACTTATTTTGAGTTTAGGAACCCTTATGGCCTCATCACTGCCTCATTACGAAACCAAAACCCTCTCCAATGGATTGCAGGTTGTTGCCATCCCTATGGAAAACGGTTCGCAGGTTATCTCTAGCGATATTTTTTATAAAGTGGGAAGCCGAAACGAAGTTATGGGAAAAAGCGGTATCGCCCATATGCTCGAGCACATGAACTTCAAATCGACTAAAAACCTTAAAGCGGGTGAGTTTGACGAAGAGGTCAAAAGCATCGGGGGGATGAACAACGCCTCGACGGGATTCGATTTCACCCACTACTACATCAAATCAAGCAGTGAAAATCTCGCCAAATCTCTCTCTTTATTCGCGGAGTTGATGCAAAACCTCAATCTCAAAGACGATGAGTTCCAACCCGAGCGCAACGTGGTCGCCGAAGAGCGCCGATGGAGAACCGACAATAACCCTATGGGGTATCTCTATTTCCGTCTCTTTAACAGTGCCTATGTCTACCATCCGTATCACTGGACACCGATCGGGTTTATGAACGATATTCAGACATGGACATTAAACGATATCCGCACCTTTCATGAGACCTATTATCAACCCTCAAACGCTATTTTGATCGTCACGGGCGATATCAAACCGCAGAGTGTTTTTGACGAAGCGGAAAAAAACTTCGGATCGATCAAAAACACCCTCGATATCCCGACGGTCAAAACAACCGAGCCGGAACAAGACGGTGCGCGCCGCGTTATCGTCAACAAAGAGAGCGAAGTAGAAATGCTCGCCATCAGTTTTCCGATACCGAATTTTCAGCATGCCGATCAGCCGAAACTCTCCGCACTCAGTGAAATGCTCAGCTCGGGCAAGAGTTCGCGGTTAAGCCGCCTATTGGTCGACGAAAAGCGTTTAGTCAACCAAATCTATGCCTATAATATGGAGAATATCGATCCGGGCATCTTTTTGTTTTTAGCGGTGTGCAACAACGGTGTCAAAGCCGAAGAGGTTGAAAAAGAGATTTGGAACGTTATTCACAATCTCCAAAATACACCGGTAGAGAAAGCCGAACTTGATAAAGTAAAAATAAATACCAAAGCCGATTTCATCTACTCTTTAGAGAGTTCGACATCGGTTGCCGAATTGTTCGGAAGCTATCTGGCCCGAGGTGATATCGCTCCCTTGATGAATTATGAAAAAGCGATCGAAGCGCTTAAACCCGATGAGATTCAAAAAATTGCCGCGCAATATCTCATCAGCGAAAAATCCACTACACTAATCCTACGCAAAGGAAAAAAATGA
- a CDS encoding quinone-dependent dihydroorotate dehydrogenase, which produces MLDYESLKPWLFKLQPENAHTVAAAVLRSASFCPPLFNGWMAKHFVTHPSLTQELFGRTFLNPVGLAAGFDKNATMFHGIMSLGFGFSEIGTLTPKPQEGNPRPRLWRHIEEESLQNAMGFNNDGLFRISHRLKNIYPFSTPIGVNIGKNKITPDDKAIKDYTTLIKALHEYADYMVINISSPNTPGLRDLQNEAFISQLFAEAKALTTKPILLKIAPDMTEDQAVALCVHAVESGADGIIATNTTIDYSLVSEPEDMGGLSGEVLRERSFYIFDAIARELYGKTTLISVGGISTPEEAYRRIRAGASLVQIYTSLIFKGPEVVEEINSGLIDLLASDGFTSITEAIGADRR; this is translated from the coding sequence ATGCTTGATTACGAATCTTTAAAACCCTGGCTTTTTAAACTTCAACCCGAAAATGCCCATACGGTTGCCGCGGCAGTGCTCCGCAGCGCAAGCTTTTGCCCGCCACTCTTTAACGGCTGGATGGCAAAACATTTTGTTACCCATCCCTCGCTTACCCAAGAGCTTTTCGGACGTACGTTTTTAAACCCGGTCGGTTTGGCTGCGGGATTTGACAAAAACGCGACAATGTTCCACGGCATCATGTCTTTGGGATTCGGGTTCAGCGAAATCGGAACCCTCACCCCAAAACCCCAGGAAGGCAATCCCCGCCCTCGCCTATGGCGCCATATCGAAGAAGAGAGCCTTCAAAACGCGATGGGATTCAATAACGACGGGTTGTTCCGCATTTCACACCGTCTTAAAAACATCTACCCGTTCAGCACCCCTATCGGCGTAAACATCGGAAAAAACAAAATCACCCCCGATGATAAAGCGATCAAAGACTACACTACCTTGATCAAAGCGCTTCACGAATACGCCGATTATATGGTCATCAACATCTCATCGCCGAATACGCCGGGCTTGCGCGATCTTCAAAATGAAGCGTTTATCAGCCAGCTTTTCGCCGAAGCCAAAGCGCTGACGACTAAGCCTATTTTGCTGAAAATCGCGCCGGATATGACCGAAGATCAGGCAGTCGCCCTCTGCGTTCATGCCGTGGAAAGCGGAGCGGACGGGATCATCGCGACCAATACGACCATCGATTATTCTCTGGTATCCGAACCCGAAGATATGGGGGGACTCAGCGGTGAAGTGCTGCGCGAGCGAAGCTTCTATATTTTCGATGCGATCGCGCGCGAGTTGTACGGTAAAACCACCCTTATCAGTGTCGGCGGCATCAGTACCCCCGAAGAGGCTTACCGCCGTATCCGTGCGGGTGCGTCTTTGGTACAAATCTATACTTCCTTGATCTTCAAAGGTCCCGAAGTCGTCGAAGAGATTAACAGCGGTCTTATCGATCTCTTGGCGTCTGATGGCTTTACCTCGATCACTGAAGCGATCGGCGCAGATCGGCGATGA
- a CDS encoding glycosyltransferase family 9 protein, producing MGLPLHSRIRQKAKIILNALLALIFPSHAKHETIPTESIRRILVIRINYRIGNILFTTPLLRALEHRFPGAKIDVLIGAKYPSPLLKSTAVENIFDFPRRLLKNPFHLYRYIQRLRTTEYDLVLNLNSGSASDRGATFLARGIYKLGFDASGNWSPLTHVVTAPHQSVHEALKPLHLMEAFGNNANDFPHKMDIALSKEEKIQGLEELKKRLSLQGYAWGSKAKIIGIFRDARFEKKIENGWWKEWYRHMKQLNPNAVFVDILSPDVKEKLEDDFYTLIESNLRLLGTILSQMDAFVCGDTGPMHLASASGVPTIALFKATTPTLYGTLGTNDRSLSLQGFTPEMTAAQITQHLQSLPPAAQGSLD from the coding sequence ATGGGATTACCGCTCCACTCACGCATCCGGCAAAAAGCCAAAATTATTTTAAATGCCCTTTTGGCTCTTATTTTTCCTTCTCACGCCAAACATGAGACGATACCGACGGAATCGATCCGCCGTATTTTGGTCATTCGGATCAATTACCGCATCGGAAACATCCTTTTTACGACTCCGCTGCTTCGTGCGCTGGAACACCGTTTTCCCGGTGCAAAAATCGATGTTCTGATCGGAGCGAAATACCCCTCGCCTCTTCTCAAAAGCACAGCGGTCGAAAACATATTTGACTTTCCCCGTCGTCTTCTGAAAAATCCGTTTCATTTATACCGCTATATCCAACGGCTCCGTACTACAGAATATGATCTCGTTCTTAACCTAAACAGCGGTTCGGCCAGTGACCGCGGAGCAACTTTTTTGGCACGCGGTATATACAAACTCGGCTTTGACGCATCGGGAAATTGGTCTCCCCTGACACATGTCGTCACCGCACCCCACCAATCGGTTCATGAAGCGTTGAAACCTCTGCATTTGATGGAGGCTTTCGGAAACAATGCAAACGATTTCCCTCACAAAATGGATATCGCCCTGAGTAAAGAAGAGAAAATTCAAGGGCTTGAAGAGCTGAAAAAACGGCTCTCACTCCAAGGATATGCATGGGGAAGCAAAGCAAAAATCATCGGTATTTTCCGTGACGCCCGTTTCGAAAAGAAAATCGAAAACGGTTGGTGGAAAGAGTGGTATCGCCATATGAAACAGCTCAATCCGAATGCCGTATTTGTCGATATCCTCTCTCCAGACGTAAAAGAAAAACTGGAAGATGATTTTTATACGCTTATAGAGTCTAATTTACGTTTGTTAGGCACTATCCTCTCCCAGATGGATGCTTTTGTGTGCGGCGATACGGGACCGATGCATTTGGCCAGTGCTTCCGGAGTCCCTACCATCGCTTTGTTTAAAGCCACTACTCCGACACTTTATGGAACATTGGGGACAAATGACCGATCATTATCTCTTCAGGGATTTACCCCTGAAATGACGGCGGCACAAATTACTCAACACCTTCAATCTCTCCCTCCTGCGGCACAAGGCTCGCTTGATTAA
- a CDS encoding ABC transporter ATP-binding protein, translated as MRESYKRFWPYIREYKFQFLMVLIGIILTVSATAATAHIMKPLMDNMFINKEARMLYIIPVLLIVIYIIKSVGRYIQAVFNTYIGLHIVSRIREELLSKMVNMDMQFLYLNRSGELISRITNDINRIQYFVSSMMPELIRESLTVVTLVGYIIYLNPTLAFWALIVMPTIIVPLLQITKRLKRLAHRSQEKNADIVTRLTEVFNNSEIIKSNATEQYELERFHHENDHFFKLNMKSSYTSELISPMMEIIAAIGLAAVIFIGGRQVYSGAMTVGEFTAFLTAFGLVFQPLKGASNILGRVQDAQAASERVFHIFDIQNQITDGKSTLSEAVKRIQFDQVTLKFEDKTALENISIDIQAGETIALVGQSGGGKSSFVNLLLRFYDPISGTISINGHDLKEYTQNSLRSQIAFVSQRVYIFQDTLAANVAYGDTVDEARVKEALHMADALEFAQSLPDGIYTVMQEFGANLSGGQRQRIAIARAIYKHASLLILDEATSALDNETERKIQNTLKEYTKDKITILIAHRLSTVQDANRILVFKAGQIVAQGSHQYLLSSSEEYQRLSQTLTES; from the coding sequence ATGAGAGAGAGCTATAAACGCTTCTGGCCTTATATACGCGAATATAAATTCCAATTTTTGATGGTATTGATCGGGATCATTCTCACCGTCAGTGCGACGGCGGCTACCGCACATATCATGAAACCGCTGATGGACAATATGTTTATCAACAAAGAAGCCCGGATGCTCTACATCATTCCGGTGCTTTTGATTGTGATTTACATCATAAAATCGGTCGGGCGCTATATACAAGCAGTTTTCAATACCTACATCGGTCTGCATATCGTTTCAAGAATCCGAGAAGAGCTGCTGTCCAAAATGGTCAATATGGATATGCAATTTCTCTATCTAAACCGTAGCGGCGAACTTATTTCCCGTATTACAAACGACATCAATCGAATCCAGTACTTCGTATCTTCGATGATGCCCGAACTGATTCGTGAAAGTCTTACGGTTGTAACACTCGTCGGATATATCATCTACCTCAATCCCACCCTTGCATTCTGGGCATTGATCGTCATGCCCACAATCATTGTTCCGTTGCTCCAAATCACCAAACGGCTAAAACGCCTTGCCCACCGATCACAAGAAAAAAATGCCGATATCGTTACACGTCTAACCGAAGTTTTCAACAATTCCGAAATCATCAAATCCAATGCGACCGAGCAGTACGAACTGGAGCGTTTTCATCATGAAAACGACCATTTTTTCAAACTCAATATGAAATCTTCCTATACCAGCGAATTGATCTCCCCGATGATGGAGATTATCGCGGCAATCGGACTGGCGGCGGTCATCTTTATAGGGGGAAGGCAGGTTTATTCAGGTGCAATGACCGTCGGAGAGTTCACCGCTTTTTTAACGGCCTTCGGCCTTGTGTTTCAACCGCTTAAAGGGGCCAGCAACATTCTGGGAAGAGTACAGGATGCCCAGGCCGCAAGCGAACGGGTCTTTCATATTTTCGATATCCAGAACCAAATAACGGATGGAAAATCAACATTAAGCGAGGCGGTAAAACGGATTCAATTTGATCAGGTAACGCTCAAATTTGAAGATAAAACGGCATTGGAGAACATCAGTATCGATATTCAAGCCGGAGAGACCATCGCCCTCGTAGGACAAAGCGGAGGGGGAAAAAGTTCTTTTGTAAATCTGCTTCTGCGCTTTTACGATCCGATATCGGGAACTATTTCCATCAACGGACATGATCTGAAAGAGTATACACAAAATTCGCTCCGTTCTCAAATCGCTTTTGTTTCCCAGCGGGTCTATATCTTTCAAGACACTCTGGCAGCCAATGTAGCCTACGGCGATACCGTCGATGAAGCACGTGTCAAAGAAGCACTGCACATGGCGGATGCACTCGAATTTGCCCAATCATTGCCGGATGGAATTTATACGGTGATGCAGGAGTTCGGGGCCAATCTTTCCGGCGGACAGAGACAGCGGATTGCGATAGCCAGAGCTATCTATAAGCATGCGTCTCTTCTTATTCTGGACGAAGCGACCAGTGCTCTCGACAATGAGACGGAACGCAAAATTCAAAATACGCTTAAAGAATATACAAAAGACAAAATTACTATCCTGATCGCACACCGTCTCAGCACTGTTCAAGATGCGAACAGAATCCTTGTATTTAAAGCCGGGCAAATTGTAGCGCAGGGGTCGCATCAATATCTTTTGAGCTCTTCGGAAGAGTACCAGCGTCTTAGCCAAACACTGACAGAAAGTTAA
- the cysS gene encoding cysteine--tRNA ligase, whose protein sequence is MTIYDSVKKTKLKFEPLREGKVSLYVCGPTVYDDAHLGHAKSALVFDLLRRVLEAEDYEVLFARNITDIDDKIINKAQELGITTSEIAERYTDAYHRDMAAIGVRAPTLEPKATESIDAMCDMIQKLLDKGHAYSISNGDIYFDTSSDKNYLSLSNRQSSENVSRVEKVGEKRNEADFALWKAVHDEGVAFDSPFGRGRPGWHLECSAMIERYVTSNEGEYAIDIHGGGADLLFPHHENEAAQTRCATNHELAKYWMHNGFVTIAGEKMSKSLGNSFFLKDALKAYDGEVLRFYLLSTHYRGDFNFNEDDLIASKRRLDRLYRLKKRIFGLSTDGIETEFKKNLLEALGDDLNVSRAYALIDELIAQANEALDTNPKDKAYRQILLSSLATVETVLGFGGQDPYEYFQFGLDEETKTKINELIAKRSEAKKAKDFAASDALRDELTALGVSIMDTPAGTVWEIRE, encoded by the coding sequence ATGACTATTTACGACAGCGTCAAAAAAACAAAACTGAAATTCGAGCCGCTTAGAGAGGGGAAAGTTTCCCTCTACGTCTGCGGCCCTACCGTCTATGACGATGCTCATCTGGGTCATGCCAAAAGCGCTTTGGTTTTCGATCTTCTGCGCCGCGTATTGGAAGCGGAAGACTACGAAGTGCTCTTTGCGAGAAACATCACCGATATCGACGATAAAATCATCAACAAAGCGCAGGAACTCGGGATCACTACCTCCGAGATCGCCGAGCGTTATACCGATGCCTATCACCGCGACATGGCGGCCATCGGTGTCAGGGCGCCGACCTTAGAACCCAAAGCGACCGAATCGATCGATGCTATGTGCGATATGATCCAAAAACTCCTGGACAAAGGCCATGCGTACTCGATCAGCAACGGCGATATCTATTTCGATACCTCCAGCGACAAAAACTATCTCAGCCTCTCGAACCGCCAAAGCAGTGAGAACGTCAGCCGTGTCGAAAAAGTGGGCGAAAAACGCAATGAGGCCGATTTCGCCCTTTGGAAAGCGGTTCACGATGAGGGGGTAGCATTTGATTCTCCGTTCGGACGGGGACGCCCCGGATGGCATTTGGAGTGTTCGGCGATGATCGAGCGCTATGTTACCTCGAACGAGGGAGAATATGCAATCGACATTCACGGCGGCGGAGCCGATCTGCTCTTCCCCCACCACGAAAACGAAGCGGCACAAACCCGCTGCGCAACCAATCATGAACTGGCCAAATACTGGATGCATAACGGCTTTGTCACCATCGCGGGTGAGAAAATGTCCAAAAGCCTCGGGAACAGTTTTTTTCTCAAAGACGCTCTCAAAGCCTATGATGGTGAAGTGCTCCGTTTTTATCTCCTCAGTACCCATTATCGGGGAGATTTTAACTTTAACGAAGACGATCTGATCGCATCCAAACGGCGGCTCGATCGTCTCTATCGTCTCAAAAAACGCATCTTCGGACTCAGTACCGACGGAATCGAAACCGAATTCAAAAAAAATCTCCTCGAAGCGCTGGGGGACGATCTAAACGTCTCACGCGCCTATGCGCTGATCGATGAGCTGATAGCGCAGGCGAACGAAGCGCTCGATACTAATCCCAAAGACAAAGCATATCGCCAAATTCTCCTCTCTTCTTTGGCAACCGTTGAAACCGTGCTGGGCTTCGGAGGGCAAGATCCTTACGAGTATTTTCAATTCGGCTTGGATGAAGAGACTAAAACCAAAATCAACGAGCTGATCGCCAAACGCAGCGAAGCCAAAAAAGCCAAAGATTTCGCCGCTTCCGATGCATTGCGGGATGAACTAACCGCACTCGGAGTCTCAATCATGGATACCCCTGCGGGAACGGTATGGGAGATACGTGAATGA
- the murJ gene encoding murein biosynthesis integral membrane protein MurJ produces the protein MFKSVFSNSFGILISRVTGLARDILMTSVLGANVWSDIFLMAFKFPNLFRRIFAEGSFTQSFMPSYIASRQKSVFAVAIFIRFMLVIIAFSLLVTLFPGFSTKLLAWDWDADLIAKTAPLTAINFWYLDLIFIVTFLGTLLQHKEHFFTTAFSTVWLNVAMVVTLLLFAHSDPKTIVYALSFSILVGGLLQVITHLYSMRQQGLMKLLIGGWKYRKAKDVKAEEKKFSSLFFPSVLGNSTAQIASFIDTSLASFLAAGSVSYLFYANRIFQLPFAIIALAITTALFPTIAKAIKNENNDLAYRNLHKSFWLLNALLGISVLGGMLLAEPIIWLLFERGAFSIQDTHNTADVLMMYMIGLLPFGLAKLFSLYLYAMHKHIKAAKIAAISLIVNIIFSVLLMKPLGAAGLALAGSIGGGVQMLLTVREVGWGVFIDLLKTRYSLYFLLGMISLGSAFYLLNQFLLHLIR, from the coding sequence ATGTTTAAATCGGTATTTTCCAATTCGTTCGGTATCCTTATTTCCCGTGTGACGGGACTTGCACGCGACATTTTAATGACGTCTGTATTGGGTGCGAACGTATGGAGCGATATTTTTTTAATGGCCTTCAAATTTCCCAATCTTTTTCGGCGAATCTTCGCGGAAGGTTCATTTACCCAAAGTTTTATGCCCTCTTACATCGCTTCACGGCAAAAAAGTGTTTTCGCCGTCGCCATCTTTATCCGTTTTATGCTCGTTATCATCGCCTTTTCTTTGCTGGTGACCCTGTTTCCGGGATTTTCGACAAAATTGCTGGCATGGGATTGGGATGCCGATCTCATTGCCAAAACCGCGCCGCTGACCGCTATCAATTTCTGGTATTTGGATCTAATCTTTATCGTCACTTTTTTAGGGACTCTGCTGCAGCACAAAGAACACTTTTTTACGACCGCTTTTTCAACCGTATGGCTCAATGTCGCGATGGTCGTCACATTGCTACTCTTTGCCCATAGCGACCCGAAAACGATCGTTTACGCCCTCAGCTTTTCGATTCTCGTCGGGGGATTGCTGCAAGTGATCACACATCTCTACTCGATGCGTCAGCAAGGGCTTATGAAACTCCTCATCGGGGGCTGGAAATACCGAAAAGCCAAAGACGTCAAAGCCGAAGAGAAAAAATTCAGTTCCCTCTTCTTCCCATCCGTTTTGGGCAATTCGACGGCACAGATAGCCTCGTTTATCGATACTTCCCTCGCCTCGTTTTTAGCGGCAGGATCGGTATCGTATCTGTTTTACGCAAACCGCATTTTCCAGCTTCCCTTTGCCATCATCGCACTGGCAATCACCACGGCACTTTTTCCGACTATCGCCAAAGCGATCAAAAACGAAAACAACGACCTCGCCTACCGGAACCTGCACAAATCGTTTTGGCTCCTAAACGCCCTTTTGGGAATCTCGGTATTGGGCGGAATGCTTCTTGCCGAACCGATCATTTGGCTCTTATTTGAACGGGGCGCCTTTAGTATCCAAGATACGCACAATACGGCGGACGTTCTGATGATGTATATGATCGGGCTCCTCCCATTCGGGTTGGCGAAACTATTTTCACTGTACCTCTATGCCATGCATAAACATATCAAAGCGGCCAAGATCGCCGCGATATCGCTTATCGTCAATATCATTTTCTCCGTCCTTTTGATGAAACCTCTCGGAGCCGCCGGTTTGGCGTTGGCCGGAAGCATCGGCGGCGGTGTTCAGATGTTACTCACGGTACGTGAAGTAGGCTGGGGGGTCTTTATTGATCTTTTAAAAACCAGATACAGCCTCTATTTTCTGCTCGGCATGATCAGTTTGGGATCGGCTTTTTATCTCCTAAACCAATTTCTGCTACACTTAATACGATAA
- a CDS encoding flagellar assembly protein A has product MGLFTKEDEKGAAAAPISPVIVRTSNVAKELLQVSMTYKVSVHSLDFHLLGTQTLTKAVVEGSPEDWVELTSDEVRDLKEEHFLDPKFEIKQVHEIEIYSITEHSSLESIDMSIGGNHTLCKIYLTIKAGSVARYYSSFKDDFIHLINKKKLRANLMIGVFDSMMIENISELLAKIHVAGNYRFETQERYLIAQSYEPVETINDKLILHYNSKRQAEDEHGRVDYSKRGYVIGVVKDELIIEYVKPQKGENGRNCRGEFIIPKEPIIKNEPTFSVGEKITVIDTPKCIEYRAGSGGYVTFEGGVYDIQTEVEVTEISFKTTGSIDTQLDADVSINVKEKDSMKDAIGQGMEVTVNVINIEGNVGPNAKVTAHKATVDGQVHQSAIIKADELTINVHKGTAYGKEVHITRLEHGTVEADKVTITQATGGKIRAREIVIEVLGSHVKMAASHLIEIRKIQGGENQLMIDPMIDEADTNLLERSDQMAQVKTAMRDIQKELEGYEHTWRENQPMMEDLKRKLAYYKSSGVKMPSALVQKYQQNQLFKEKLESLRNELKSKEDQYAWLAQKHTALQAEIYDARIINHDRWHNRNEIIFKLIDPPVEIFYVPSENSEEKILGLHQDDDGEFSIKVMAQ; this is encoded by the coding sequence ATGGGGCTGTTTACGAAAGAGGATGAAAAAGGTGCCGCCGCAGCACCCATCTCTCCTGTCATAGTACGTACATCGAATGTCGCCAAAGAGCTTTTGCAAGTCTCAATGACCTATAAAGTATCTGTCCATTCCCTCGATTTTCACCTTCTCGGTACCCAGACATTAACGAAAGCGGTCGTAGAAGGCTCCCCGGAAGATTGGGTGGAACTGACGTCCGATGAGGTGAGAGATCTCAAAGAAGAGCATTTTTTAGACCCGAAATTTGAGATCAAACAGGTACATGAAATCGAAATTTATTCGATTACCGAACATAGTTCTCTCGAATCGATCGATATGTCGATTGGGGGGAACCATACACTGTGCAAAATCTATCTGACGATAAAAGCGGGAAGTGTCGCCCGCTATTACAGTAGTTTCAAAGATGATTTCATCCATTTGATCAACAAGAAGAAACTCCGTGCAAACTTGATGATAGGTGTATTCGATTCAATGATGATCGAAAATATCAGTGAACTTTTGGCCAAAATCCATGTGGCCGGAAACTATCGTTTCGAGACGCAGGAACGTTATCTTATCGCCCAATCGTACGAGCCGGTAGAAACGATAAATGACAAGCTGATTCTCCATTATAATTCGAAACGCCAAGCCGAGGACGAACACGGCAGAGTCGATTATTCTAAGCGCGGATATGTCATCGGCGTGGTGAAAGACGAACTCATAATAGAGTACGTAAAACCGCAAAAAGGGGAGAACGGGCGCAATTGCCGCGGGGAGTTTATTATCCCGAAAGAGCCGATTATTAAAAATGAGCCTACGTTTTCGGTCGGGGAAAAAATTACGGTGATCGATACCCCTAAATGTATCGAATATCGGGCAGGATCCGGCGGATACGTCACTTTCGAAGGGGGTGTATACGATATCCAAACTGAAGTGGAAGTGACCGAAATCAGTTTTAAAACGACCGGATCGATCGATACGCAGCTGGATGCCGATGTTTCCATCAATGTCAAAGAAAAAGATTCGATGAAAGATGCGATCGGGCAGGGGATGGAAGTAACCGTCAATGTCATCAACATCGAGGGAAATGTCGGACCCAATGCCAAGGTAACGGCACATAAAGCGACAGTTGACGGCCAAGTGCATCAAAGTGCCATCATAAAAGCCGACGAGTTAACGATCAATGTCCACAAAGGGACGGCATACGGCAAAGAGGTCCATATTACACGATTGGAACATGGAACCGTCGAAGCCGACAAAGTGACGATAACGCAGGCGACCGGCGGAAAAATCAGAGCGCGCGAAATCGTGATCGAAGTACTGGGATCGCATGTAAAAATGGCGGCATCGCATTTGATCGAGATCCGAAAAATTCAAGGGGGAGAGAATCAGCTCATGATTGATCCGATGATCGATGAAGCGGATACAAACCTTCTTGAGCGTTCCGACCAGATGGCTCAGGTAAAAACGGCAATGCGCGATATTCAAAAAGAGCTGGAAGGGTACGAACATACGTGGCGGGAAAATCAACCGATGATGGAAGATTTAAAACGAAAGCTTGCCTATTATAAAAGCAGCGGAGTAAAAATGCCCTCGGCACTGGTCCAAAAATACCAGCAGAATCAACTTTTCAAAGAGAAACTGGAATCTTTGCGTAACGAACTCAAAAGCAAAGAAGACCAGTATGCGTGGCTGGCACAAAAACATACGGCGCTTCAGGCGGAAATTTATGACGCGCGGATCATCAACCATGATCGCTGGCATAATCGTAATGAGATTATTTTCAAACTGATCGATCCTCCGGTAGAAATTTTTTATGTTCCGTCCGAAAATTCGGAAGAAAAAATCTTGGGACTTCACCAAGATGACGACGGAGAATTTTCGATTAAGGTAATGGCACAATGA